The DNA region CGGGGAAGCCGGCCAGCGGGAGCAGGGCGGTGGTGACGGCCTGCTGACGGACGGTGGGATCGGCGACCGTGAAGAGCGCGAGCAGCGCGGCGAGGCCCGCGGTGATGGACGCGGTCAGGGAGAGCCCGGCCAGTTCGGCGACGGCCACGGCGAGGCCGACGCCGAGGACGGCGCGGCTCGCGACCCGCAGCCGGACCTTGCCGGGGTCCGGCGCCACGCACACATGGCGCAGCAGTCTGCCGGTGGCCGCCAGGGCCTTCTTCATGACGGTCGTTCCGCCCCCGCTGTGGTACACACACCCTCTTCACGCATCACGGACGCTTCCCGCGTCCCGGACGTACTCATGGACGTACACATGACGAAGGCGCCGCGGGTCCGGGGTCCGGCCACCTCGCCGGTCCGGCGCGTGCGCGGCGCCATCTGTGCATTTCTTCTTCGAAGGAAAACATCCATCGGCCCACTGGCTCAACCGAGTCCCTAACTGCTGGGCCATTGGTACAGTCGAAGGGTCGGCGGCACGGCCAGAAGGAGGCCAACGGACCATGGCGGTGGACGAACTCGACACCCGCATCCTGCGGCTGCTCATCGAGCAGCCGCGCACCAGCGTGCGCGAGTACGCGCGGATCCTGGGCGTGGCCCGGGGCACCGTGCAGGCCCGGATCGACCGGCTTGAGCGGGACGGCGTGATCACGGCCACCGGCCCGGTGCTGTCCCCGGCGGCGCTTGGGCACCCGGTCCTCGCCTTCGTGCACATCGAGGTCACCCAGGGGCATCTGGACGAGGTCGGGGACGCGCTGGCGGGCGTTCCGGAGATCGTCGAGGCCTTCTCCATCACCGGCGGCGGCGATCTGCTGACCCGGGTGGTGGCCCGCGACGCGGGACATCTGGAGGACGTGATCCAGCGGCTGATCCAGCTGCCCGGCGTGGTCCGCACCCGCACCGAGATCGCGCTGCGCGAGCGCGTGGCGCACCGGCTGCTGCCGCTGGTGGAGGCGGTGGGCCGCGGGAGCACGTGACGGGCTTGGCGTTTCCTCCAGGAGGGAGGGCAGGTACCAGGAGGATGTCCCACAGCTGATTGCAGATGAGATCCTGCCCCACCTAGGCTGGCGCACATGCAGTCCTACACCATCGGCCAGGCCGCGCGTCTCCTCGGCGTCAGCCCGGACACCGCGCGCCGCTGGGCCGACGCCGGGCGGGTCGCCACCCATCGCGACGAGGGCGGCCGGCGGCTCATCGACGGGCGCGACCTGGCCGCGTTCTCCGTCGAGCTCGCGCAGGCCGGGACCGCGGACGAGGAGGAGCCGTACACCTCGGCCCGCAACGCCTTCCCCGGCATCGTCACCGCCGTCAAGCTCGGCGACGTCGCCGCCCAGGTCGAGATCCAGGCCGGGCCGCACCGGCTCGTCTCACTGCTCACCCGCGAGGCGGTGGAAGAACTGGGCCTGGAGGTCGGCATGCAGGCCACCGCCCGGGTGAAGTCCACCAGCGTGCACATCGACCGCACCTGAGTACCTGGTCCCCGCGTGTCGATGAACCGGTCCCGCACCCCGATCGCCCTCGCCGTCCCCGCCCTGCTCGGGGTCGCGTTCCTGCTGCTGCCGCTGCTCGGCATCCTGGTGCGCACCGAGTGGAGCGAGCTGGGCGCGCATCTGACCGCCGCCGGGACCGTCGAGGCGCTGCGGCTGTCGCTGATCGTCTCGTTCTGCGCCCTGGGGCTCTCGCTGCTGTTCGGCGTGCCGCTGGCGTGGCTGCTCGCCCGGGTGCCGTTCCCCGGCAAGGCCTTCGTACGGTCCCTGGTGCTGCTGCCGATGGTGCTGCCGCCGACCGTGGGCGGTGTGGCGCTGCTGCTCGCCTTCGGGCGGCGCGGGCTGCTCGGGCCGTGGCTGGAGGACACCTTCGGCGTCACCCTGCCCTTCCACACCTCCGGCGCGGTGCTCGCGGCGACCTTCGTCGCCATGCCGTTCCTGGTCATCAGCCTGGAGGGCGCGCTCGGCGGGCTCCGGCCGCGGTACGAGGAGACGGCGGCCTCGCTCGGCGCCTCGCCGCTGCGGGTGTTCCTCACCGTCACGCTGCCCATGGTCGCCCCGGGCCTGGTCGCGGGCGCGGCGCTCACCTGGGCGCGGGCGCTCGGCGAGTTCGGCGCGACGATCACGTTCGCGGGAAATCTGCCGGGCACCACGCAGACCCTGCCGCTCCAGGTCTACCTCCTGCTCCAGGACGAGCCCGAGGCCGCGACCTCGGTCTCGCTGCTGCTCCTGGTGATCGCGATGGCGGTGCTGATCGCGCTGCGCGGGCGCTGGACGGGTTCGCCCCCGGGCGGGCGCCCGGTGCGCGCGGCCGCCGCCCCGGCGGAGCCGGAGCGCGTGACGGGCGCGGACCCCGCCTCGTACGCCCCCGGTCCGGCCACCCCCGTCCCGTACGAGAAGGGGGCCGGCGCACCGGGGGACGCGGCCGGCGACGGGGAGCGCTGGGCGCTGCACGCCGAGGTCAGCGGCTTCGACCGGCTCACCCTGGACGCCGAGCCCGGCACGACGATCGCCGTCGTCGGGCCGAACGGGGCCGGGAAGACCACCCTGCTGCGGGCCCTGCTCGGGCTTACGCCCCGGGCGCACGCGCGGTTGACCCTCGGGGACGCCGACGTCACCGACCTCGCCCCGCACCGGCGGCAGGTCGCCTGGGTGCCGCAGGACGGGGCGCTGTTTCCGCATCTGTCGGCGCTCGCGAACACCGCCTACGGGCTGCGGGCCCGGGGTGTGCCGCGGGCCGAGGCGCGCGCGGCCGCGCAGGCCTGGCTCGACCGGCTGGGCGTCGGCCACCTCGCCCGGCGCAGGCCCGCGCAGCTGTCCGGCGGCCAGGCGCAGCGGGTCGCGCTCGCCCGGGCGCTCGCCGCCCGGCCCCGGCTGCTGCTGCTCGACGAGCCGCTGGCCGCGCTCGACCAGACCACCCGCGCCCAGGTACGGCACACCCTGCGCGGGCATCTCGCGGACTTCGGCGGGGTCTGCCTGATCGTCACCCACGACCCGGTGGAGGCGGTGTCGCTCGCCGACCGGGTGCTCGTCCTGGAGGACGGGCGCGCCCTGCAGGACGCCTCCCCCGCCGAGGTCTCGCGCCACCCGCGCTCGCCGTGGGTCGCGCGGCTCCTCGGCCGCAACGCCTGGCCGGCGACGGCGAGCGGGGCGGGCGGGCGGCTCGCCCTGGCCGGCGGCGGCTCGCTGGTCGCCGCCGATCCGGTGCCGGCGGGCGCGGAGGTCCTCGCGATCATCCCGCCCGAGGCGGTGGCCGTGCACCGCGAGCGCCCCGGCGGCAGCCCCCGGAACGTCTGGCCCGGCACGGTCCGCGAGATCACGGCGAGCGGCAGCCGCCTGCGGGTCCTCATCACCTCGGACCAGGTGCCGCCGCTGGTCGCCGAGATCACCCCGCAGGCCGCCGCCGAGCTCGCCCTGGCGGACGGCGCACCGGTGTGGACGGGCGTGAAGGCGACCGAGGTCACCGTCGTCACCCTGTGACCGGGGTTCCCGGCGGGGCCGAAATCCCGTGGCCCGCCCGGGGGTTCTGTGGCAGCGTGCCAGCCGCCCGTCCCCGTCCCCTGATCCGGAGCGTCCCATGACCGTCCCCGCCCGCCTCGTACCCCTCATCGAACAGTTCGAGTTCACCCGCGACCGGCTGGTGAACCGGCTCCGTGGGCCGGTGATGGACAGCGGGAACGGCACCGAGGTGCCGGTGCCGCCGCTGACGGACGACGAGTACCGGTGGGAGCCGGTGGCGGACTGCTGGTCGGTGCGCCGGCGGGCGGACGGGCCCGGGGCACGGGCCACGGTGCTGACCGGGGCCGGGGACTGGGGGCGGGACGCGACGCCGGCGCCGCATCCGGTGCCGGCGCCGTTCACCACGATCGCCTGGCGCACCAGCCATCTCGCGGAGATGTTCACGCTGCGCACCGACCACACCGCCGGTGGGCGGACGCTCACCCGGGACGATTTCCGCAGCCACGGGGACGCGGCCACGGCCGTCGCCGATCTGGAGCGGGCGATGGCGGGCTGGCACGCGATGCTGCTCGGGCTGACCGACGCGGATCTCGACACGATGGGATACTGCAGCTATCCACACGGCAGCGATCCCGAGGACGCGCTCGTCGACGTCGTGTGGTGGATGAACCAGGAACTCCTTGCACACGGCGCGGAGATCGCCCTGCTCAGGGACCTGTACCGGGCCCGCGGCTGACCCTCCGGCGAGGGGCGACGGGCGGCGCCCCGCGTGGGACGATGGAGGAGATCCATCCTTCGCAAGCGAAGGAGGCGACATGTCCAGGATCAACGCCTCGATCGACATCGCACGTCCGCCCGAAGAGGTCTTCGCCTACATCACCGACCCCAGCCATCTGCCCGACTGGCAGGAGAGCGCGGTGAAGGTGACGCCTCGCCGCGGCACCCCCGGCACGGTCGGCTCGCAGGTCGCCATCACCCGGCACATGGGCAAGCGGGACTTCGACATGACCATGCAGGTCATGGAGCTCGACCCGCCACGCAGCTGGCACATCCACGGCGTGGACGGACCGGTCCGCGGTGACGTCCAGGGCAGCATCGAGCCACTGGACCAGGGCACCCGCTCACGGCTGACGCTCTCCCTCGACTTCGAGGGGCACGGCATCGGGAAGGCCCTGGTGCCCCTGGTCGTGAAGCCCCGCGCGCGCAAGGAGATACCGCGCGACGAGGAGCACCTGAAGGGCATCCTGGAGGCCGGCGCCACCGGCTGACCGGCGCCCGCCACACCGTCGTACGAGCGCACGCCGTCGTACGGGCTCACCTCGTCGTACGGGCGAGCAGGACGGCCACGTCGTCCTGCGCCGGGCCCTCGGGCAGCCCGGCCAGGAGCTCGTCGCACACGGCGTCCAGCGGGCGGTCCATGGCCCGCAGCGCGGCGGCGACCCGGGCCATGCCCTGGTCGAGGTCGCGGTCCCGGGCCTCGATGAGGCCGTCGGTGTAGAGCACCAGGAGGCCGCCCGCGGGCAGGGTCACCTCCTGGGTGCCGAACTCGTGGGCGCCGGTGCCGAGCGGGGTCCCGGGCGGTCCGTCGAGGAAGGTGACGGTGCCGTCGGGGGTCACGGCGGCCGGCGGCGGGTGGCCGGCCCGGGCGACGGTCCAGCGCGCGTCGGCGGGGTCGTACACCGCGTACACACAGGTGGCCATCTCGTCCTCGCCGAGGTCGTCGACGACGGCGTCCAGGGAGCTGAGCATCCGGGCCGGCGGGATGTCGTGGCGGGCCAGGGTGCGCACGGCGGTGCGGAGCTGGCCCATGACGGCCGCCGCGTGGATGCCGTGGCCCATGACGTCGCCGATGACGAGCGCGGTGCGGCCGCCGGGCAGCGGGACCACGTCGAACCAGTCGCCGCCGACGTCGTGGTCGCTGGCGGGCTGATAGCGGCCGGTGAGTTCGAGGCCGGGGACGTCGGGGAGGGCGTTGTTGGTGAGGCTGCGCTGGAGGGTGAGGGCGGCCTGCCGCTGGGTCGTGTAGAGGCGGGCGTTGTCGATGTTGGTGGCGGCGCGGGCGACCACCTCGTCCATCAGGATCCGGTCCTCCTCGTCGAAGGGTTCGCGGCGGCCCAGCCGGGTCACCGAGACCGTGCCGAGGACCTTGCCGCGGGCGACCAGGGGGATCAGCCGGGCGGCGCCGATGCGGGTGGCGAGGTAGCGGCGCAGGGCTTCGAGGCGCGGGTCGCGGATGAGGGCGGGGACGTCGGTGACGTGCAGGTCCATCGGGCGGGCCTCGGTGATCACCTCCTCGTAGACGGAGTCCAGGGGGATCTGGAAGGTCTGGCCGGGGGCGAGCAGGGCGGTGGGGGCGCCGGGGTCGGGGAAGCGGGCGGCGAGCCGGCGCAGGATGCCGCGGGTGGCGGCGGTGGACTCGTCGG from Streptomyces fradiae includes:
- a CDS encoding molybdopterin-binding protein produces the protein MQSYTIGQAARLLGVSPDTARRWADAGRVATHRDEGGRRLIDGRDLAAFSVELAQAGTADEEEPYTSARNAFPGIVTAVKLGDVAAQVEIQAGPHRLVSLLTREAVEELGLEVGMQATARVKSTSVHIDRT
- a CDS encoding Lrp/AsnC family transcriptional regulator is translated as MAVDELDTRILRLLIEQPRTSVREYARILGVARGTVQARIDRLERDGVITATGPVLSPAALGHPVLAFVHIEVTQGHLDEVGDALAGVPEIVEAFSITGGGDLLTRVVARDAGHLEDVIQRLIQLPGVVRTRTEIALRERVAHRLLPLVEAVGRGST
- a CDS encoding ABC transporter permease, with amino-acid sequence MNRSRTPIALAVPALLGVAFLLLPLLGILVRTEWSELGAHLTAAGTVEALRLSLIVSFCALGLSLLFGVPLAWLLARVPFPGKAFVRSLVLLPMVLPPTVGGVALLLAFGRRGLLGPWLEDTFGVTLPFHTSGAVLAATFVAMPFLVISLEGALGGLRPRYEETAASLGASPLRVFLTVTLPMVAPGLVAGAALTWARALGEFGATITFAGNLPGTTQTLPLQVYLLLQDEPEAATSVSLLLLVIAMAVLIALRGRWTGSPPGGRPVRAAAAPAEPERVTGADPASYAPGPATPVPYEKGAGAPGDAAGDGERWALHAEVSGFDRLTLDAEPGTTIAVVGPNGAGKTTLLRALLGLTPRAHARLTLGDADVTDLAPHRRQVAWVPQDGALFPHLSALANTAYGLRARGVPRAEARAAAQAWLDRLGVGHLARRRPAQLSGGQAQRVALARALAARPRLLLLDEPLAALDQTTRAQVRHTLRGHLADFGGVCLIVTHDPVEAVSLADRVLVLEDGRALQDASPAEVSRHPRSPWVARLLGRNAWPATASGAGGRLALAGGGSLVAADPVPAGAEVLAIIPPEAVAVHRERPGGSPRNVWPGTVREITASGSRLRVLITSDQVPPLVAEITPQAAAELALADGAPVWTGVKATEVTVVTL
- a CDS encoding DinB family protein; this translates as MTVPARLVPLIEQFEFTRDRLVNRLRGPVMDSGNGTEVPVPPLTDDEYRWEPVADCWSVRRRADGPGARATVLTGAGDWGRDATPAPHPVPAPFTTIAWRTSHLAEMFTLRTDHTAGGRTLTRDDFRSHGDAATAVADLERAMAGWHAMLLGLTDADLDTMGYCSYPHGSDPEDALVDVVWWMNQELLAHGAEIALLRDLYRARG
- a CDS encoding SpoIIE family protein phosphatase, whose translation is MDTHQSPSRVPQPPRAAVGYAGVLNDLLPIALWREDARGRIVEWSLAAQDLLGYRPEDVIGRLATPLLVPDANRELADRLTQKVQSGETVVGTLPVRHRDGHSVAMEMWIVPAADPDGLPGAMLIAFETSQVLRMRDSLAALESLFTQSPIGLATLGPDLRFLRVNDALARMNGVPAADHIGRRLTEVVPGINAGALEALMRQVLETGTAVVDARRAGRTPADPSHDHIWSNSYAPLLDHGGNPLGVIASLIDITESQQAHIEVERARHRFALLAEAGARIGTTLDLRQTAEEVVDFLVPQLADSADVQLLESVLDPDESTAATRGILRRLAARFPDPGAPTALLAPGQTFQIPLDSVYEEVITEARPMDLHVTDVPALIRDPRLEALRRYLATRIGAARLIPLVARGKVLGTVSVTRLGRREPFDEEDRILMDEVVARAATNIDNARLYTTQRQAALTLQRSLTNNALPDVPGLELTGRYQPASDHDVGGDWFDVVPLPGGRTALVIGDVMGHGIHAAAVMGQLRTAVRTLARHDIPPARMLSSLDAVVDDLGEDEMATCVYAVYDPADARWTVARAGHPPPAAVTPDGTVTFLDGPPGTPLGTGAHEFGTQEVTLPAGGLLVLYTDGLIEARDRDLDQGMARVAAALRAMDRPLDAVCDELLAGLPEGPAQDDVAVLLARTTR
- a CDS encoding SRPBCC family protein, giving the protein MSRINASIDIARPPEEVFAYITDPSHLPDWQESAVKVTPRRGTPGTVGSQVAITRHMGKRDFDMTMQVMELDPPRSWHIHGVDGPVRGDVQGSIEPLDQGTRSRLTLSLDFEGHGIGKALVPLVVKPRARKEIPRDEEHLKGILEAGATG